A region from the Campylobacter blaseri genome encodes:
- a CDS encoding ATP-binding cassette domain-containing protein, producing the protein MIKIKNAHKSFGKTEVLKGIDFSLKKGEVVALLGDNGAGKSTFIKCLCGFDKFDKTDEFSIFGKEIDKKRYSLKESRKLGIEVVFQENSLGLEQEIYRNIFANRHITKFGLIDRKKEIAITNEILKNFLGFNGKGLNATTKALNLSGGEKQGLCIARAIHFNSKVLILDEPTTALGINEAAKFMGFLKKLKQKGMSVIIITHNLNQAFNIGDKFVLLRDGLIKSEFLKEEISSLDALYKAFYE; encoded by the coding sequence ATGATAAAAATCAAAAATGCACACAAAAGCTTTGGCAAAACTGAGGTTTTAAAAGGCATTGATTTTAGCTTAAAAAAGGGCGAAGTAGTCGCCCTTTTAGGCGATAACGGTGCAGGGAAAAGCACATTTATAAAATGCCTTTGTGGATTTGATAAATTTGATAAAACTGATGAATTTAGCATTTTTGGCAAAGAGATAGACAAAAAAAGATATAGCCTAAAAGAGTCTAGAAAACTAGGTATTGAGGTTGTTTTTCAAGAAAACTCCTTAGGGTTAGAGCAAGAAATTTATAGAAATATCTTTGCAAATAGACATATTACAAAATTTGGACTAATAGATAGAAAAAAAGAGATAGCAATTACAAATGAAATCTTAAAAAATTTTTTAGGTTTTAATGGAAAAGGGCTAAATGCCACAACAAAAGCATTAAATTTAAGTGGTGGCGAAAAACAAGGTCTTTGCATAGCAAGAGCTATACATTTTAACTCTAAAGTTTTAATCTTAGATGAGCCAACAACGGCACTTGGCATAAATGAAGCTGCAAAATTTATGGGATTTTTAAAAAAATTAAAGCAAAAAGGTATGAGTGTAATTATAATAACTCACAACCTAAATCAAGCTTTTAATATTGGGGATAAATTTGTTCTTTTAAGAGACGGTCTTATTAAAAGTGAGTTTTTAA